From the Salvelinus fontinalis isolate EN_2023a chromosome 21, ASM2944872v1, whole genome shotgun sequence genome, the window ctgttgtaaggcaggtcctcaccagacatcaccggcaacaatgttgcctatgggcacaaacccaccgtcgctggaccagacaggactggcaaaaagtgctcttcactgacgagtcgcgtttTTGTCTCGCCacggggtgatggtcagatttgcgtttatcgtcgaatgaatgagcgttacaccaaggcctgtactctggagcgggatcgatttggaggtggagggtccgtcatggtctggggcggtgtgtcacagcatcatcggactgcgcttgttgtcattgcaggcaatctcaacgctgtgcgttacagggaagacatcctcctccctcatgtggtacccttcctgcaagctCATCCTGACATCCTGACACcctccagcataacaatgccaccagccatactgctcattctgtgcgtgatttcctgcaagacaggaatgtcagtgttctgccatggccagcgaagagcccggatctcaatcccattgagcatgtctgggacctgttggatcggagagtgagggctagggccattccccccagaaatgtccgggaacttgcaggtgacttggtggaagagtagggtaacatctcacagcaagaactggcaaatctggtgcagtccatgaggaggagatgcactgcagtacttaatgcagctggtggccacaccagatactgactgttacttttgattttgaccccccctttgttacattattcaatttctgttagtcacgtttgtggaacctgttcagtttaggtctcagttgttgaatcttgttatgttcatacaaatatttacacaggttaagtttgctgaaaataaacgcagttgacagtgagaggacgtttatttttttgctgaatttacgtttcccatgccaataaagcccttaaattgaaattgactACGGGAGGGGCACACACCCGTTTGGCCCACATGTTGAGAATCATCAGCGTGGCGGGATGGGCTGTTGCCTACCTTCATCATCTCTGGGTCAGCTCGTCAAGAAGTCTAGGACACAGTTGcacgggggtggggggtgggggggttaagacacaggaccctgagcttagtgatgagcttggagggcactatggtgttgaaggttgagctgtagttgatgaacagcattcttacataggtattcctcttgtccaggtgggatagggcagtgtgcagtgcaatggcaatTGCGTCGTCGGTGGATCTGTTGgtacggtatgcaaattgtagtgtaggtggaggtgatatgaacacttcatgatgacagaagtgagggcTATGGAGTGGGTCATTTAGTTCTGTTACCTacctttcttgggtacaggaacaatggtggacattttGAAGCAAGTGAGAACAGACTGGGAAagggagattgaatatgtccagaaacactccagccagctggtctgcacatgctctctGGATGCTGCTTGGGATGCCGGAGAGTACCATAAAACATAGAGAACAGGTTCAAAAAGACTAAAAGAAAAACTCATATTTTATGGTATTATTTAAAGAAAGAGTTTATTTTTGTTGCATTGATTTGGAAAATAACGAGCAAATTCTGCACAGAGGTaaaaatgtgatgtaactatgGCTCACTGGCTGTAAAGGAAAAAagtatttcattccaaaatcatatgATAAAGAATATTAACTGGGTCAATCTAGCCATGCTGACTAAGAAGAAAAAGGGTTTTGACAATCCGGTATACTCTTTTTAGTCAGTATGGCTAGGGTCAATTACAACAATCAATAGCAGAAAATGTCAACTTTATTTTACAACCAATACAGCAATATATCTCTATCTAGATATGTATTTCTAGAACtacaaccctaaacctaaatgCTTGTTCTAATTCAACTCATTACAATTCTCTCTCACAAACATGAGCAAGCTCACAAATGCATTTCATACACCCTCTCATTcattcacgcacgcacgcacgcacgcacacacacacacactttctcattctctctcacacgcaaagaaacaaacacacacacactgagtcttTATTATCCTTCGTCTGCTGGCTGTGGAGGCGGGGTCTTGGGCCTCTGTTCTGAACCCTCTGCAGCAGCCCCAGCACTGTTGTTGGAGTTGTCAGTCCCGCTCTGCAGGAACTTCCTCAGGTCCTTGAGAGCAGGCCTCATCATCTGAACCAGGGCCAGCAGGGCTGCCTGGGTTCCCTCCAGGGCCTGGGCCTGCCTCTCCTGGGCGTAGGCCTGCGCTTCCTGGGATCTCCGGATCATCTGCAGCAGCTCGTTCTGGCCCTCCAGGTGCTGGGCAATCTGCCTCACGTGCACATTGGTAACCCGCTGTTCTTGGAGGAGCCGGGCTGAGTTGAGGGCGATGCGGCTCTTCAGCTCCTGGGGCTTGGCCTGGCTGTGTGGCGGAGAAGACGACACTGACGTCAGCATCTCCACCGGATGCGACTCCACAGCGGTCACCACGGTGGGCGTGGCTTCAGTGGTGGTGCAGTACTCCACCACACCGCCTTCCTCCAGTGTGTGGTATGTGGTCTCGGCTGGTGAAAAGAAAGACGGTTTTGCCCGTAAGTATAGGATTA encodes:
- the LOC129818905 gene encoding nuclear apoptosis-inducing factor 1-like, with amino-acid sequence MASNTKKRKMNFSEREVEIIVEEIEKQKHTLVNHFNAGVTHIAKNNAWIEILKKVNAVTTCPRELAEVKKKWSDMKTEVRRKVAQARAAIEETTTDCTPVPVILTAMQQRICNLLGEATIISLPTGDPDAEITLPVTMSSATTVTLTESLQTASASCEETKLDAETTYHTLEEGGVVEYCTTTEATPTVVTAVESHPVEMLTSVSSSPPHSQAKPQELKSRIALNSARLLQEQRVTNVHVRQIAQHLEGQNELLQMIRRSQEAQAYAQERQAQALEGTQAALLALVQMMRPALKDLRKFLQSGTDNSNNSAGAAAEGSEQRPKTPPPQPADEG